The Polynucleobacter sp. HIN7 genomic interval AAGGGTTAGTATCGGTACCCCCGCTTTTAGTGAGTCAATTGCTGTGGTGTGAGCTCCGTAAGGATAGGTATCTAAAAATAGATCAGCTAGCCGATACCTGGCTAAATAGTCACCCATGGAATCAACTCGTCCAGCAAAAATAATCCGAGAAGGTTCTATGTCTCGATTTTCAAATTCAGCCAGTATGTTCTTTTGAAAATTTCTATTATTTTCCGAAATCCAAAGCACACTATTCTGTGTAGCAAGCAGAATTCTTGCCCAACAATCCAATATAAAAGGGTTGAATTTAAAATCGTTGTTAAAGCAACAATAGATGAAACGATTTCTTGGTAGACCACATTCTTCTCGTGTAAATATCCTGTCAGAGGGAGTGCGTTTTGAGTCATCCACCATATAGGTATTCGGAAGATGGGCAATCTTTTCAGAATACATGTGTTGTTCTGAAATAGGGATAATCGTTCTATCAGCAACTAAATAGTCTATGAACTTAATACCAGTTGTTCCAGGATAACCAAGCCAGTTGACTTGAATTGGGGCGGCGCGATAGGAAAATATACCTCCCCGAGAGTGTTGAGTATGGCCAGCTAAATCGATAGCAATATCGATCTCTAGGTGACGTGCTAATTTAGCAACTTCAAGATCTGATAATTGATTAACTTCGATAAAATGATCAAACACGTTTCTAAGCCGTACATTCATTTGATCGCCGGGAGGAGTCTTCTGCAATGAAAAAGCAATCACTTCAAACCTGCTACGATCATGTAATTCAAATAGCTCAGACGTTAAATGCGAAACCGGATGAGTTCTAAAATCAGGGGAAAAATAAGCAATCCGGAGCCTTTCTTTTTTTGAATATTTTGGAATGGAACCCAATTCTGAATTTGAAGAAAAATAATATTGCACATAAGTATGAGCTGCTTTCTTATGCAACACTGGATCATCAACCAATGATAGTAATGCAAAGGGGCGAATCACCTTCTGATTCCCCATTATTTTTTCAGAAATACTTTCCAAATGGGTCGATAATTCTGACCAATTGCAAATTTTCATTTTGGCGTGAATAAGGTATCCATCAACCCAAAATACATCTGGCTTTAAGTTAAGAGCTTGACTGAAGCAAACAATTGCCTCGTCATAGTCCCCCAGTTCATTTACTGTTACCCCTTTATTAATCCAGCCGGCAGCATAGTCGGGCTTTAACTTAAGAGCTTTGTTATGGTGATCTATAGCTGCATCAAATAGTTTGAGTTCGTAAAGGGCATTTCCTTTTGCAGAATGTGCTTCCGCATAATCAGGCTTAAATTCAAGAGCCTTATCGTAATAAATGACAGCTTCTTCAAAGCGCTTTAGCTCGACAAGAGTGTTCCCTTTGCCAATGTAGCCTTTTAAATAGGACGGTTTAAGACTTAGAGCCTTATCATAATGCGCAATCGCCTCATCAAGACGCTTGAGTTCTTGTAGGGCATTGCCTTTATTAGACCAGGCCTCGGCGTAGTTTGGATTGAGACTGAGCGCCTTATCATAATGAATAACTGCTTCTTCAAACCGTTTAAGCGCTTGCAAAGCATTACCTTTATTAGACCAAGCTTCTGCGAAGTCTGGCCTTAAACTAAGGGCCTTATCGTAATGAGTAATCGCTTCTTCAAAGCAATCGATCTCTTGCAGAGCATTTCCTACATTAGACCAAGCTTCAACATAATTTGGATTAACTTTTATCGATTTTTTATAAAATTCAATCGCATTTTCAAAATTTTTCAGTGAAGCATACACATTACCTAAGTTACTTAAGGTTAAAGGATTTTTTGGCAGAATTCGTAGAGAATCATTTAGGAATTTGAGTGCATCCGGATAGTTGCCCCGCTGTGTATAAACGATGCCCAAGAGTCCTAAAACATGTGGATTATGAGCTTGTAATTTTGATGCCTGATTCAAATAAAGTTCCGCAGAATCCAAATTTGAATTTCCAAGTGACTCAAGCGCTTTGTTTAAAAGGAAGTGAACTTGAGGATTCATCATGAAAATTTATAGTAGATATTCTGATAAAAATTTAACAAGGGAAACTCACTATTTAATGGATTACTTGACACTAAGAGAATGGTTAATCATGAAAGCCTCAAACGCTTTAATTGGCTCAATATCCTCATAGAGAGTTGACTTTCGTTCAATTATTTTATCTTTAACATTTTTACGGAACGAATGATCTTGGCACAGCCTTACTGCTAACTGAATATATTCTGCTGAATCTTTTGCTACCAGTTCTCTAAGTCCAATGCGTTTCAATATCCCACTCCCAAGCCTGCCGCGCAAGAAATTACCATCATGGCTAACTACTGGCAGATTGCATCCGATAGCTTGGATAGCAGTATTAAATCCAGAGAAATGAAGGGTATCAAGCATCGCCGTCGAAGACTTCAATAAACCATGAAACTCACGCGCGTCTAGCCATGGCATGAATGAAATAAACTCTTTAGAATCAAGACCATGTTTGCTGAATTCATTTTCAAGACGATTGCTCAAAACACTGGCCAGCGGGTCTTCAAGGTTAAAAAACACAAATTTACAAGCACCCAACCGTTTCGCTATATTTGCAAAAATCCAATCGCTATCTGGTTGATATTTATAGGGCGTTCCTGGACAGATGAGGACTGGGATATCGGAGGGGAATTGGGACAGAGGCTGATCCTTTGTAGATTGAATATTAACTGGGTCAACGTAGTAAGTGCCAAGATTCGGTAATTGAACTAGCTTTTCAGAATAATAATAAGTGGCATTTGGGGGCTCAAAAAGCTCAGAGGACACATAGTAGTCAATTGTGGGCAAGCCACTTGACTCCGGATGTCCCCATCCAACCAGCTGTACAGGAGAGAGCCTCAAACTTGCAAGTTGAGTGGTTAGTTGATCCATGCCAATTTCGGGGTAGAACAAAAAATCAATTTTTTTGTTAACAATTTCTTGGGCAAAAGCATTTATGTCGTGAGAATAAATGGTGAAAGAATCCGAATTTTCTTTAGCAAAATCTGTTTCCTTATCACAATAGGGGTTGGTGCTAAAAAGATGAATCTCAAAGGCCTCCCTATTTAAATTTTTAATCATTCCCTTAGTGAGTGCATGCCAAACAGAATGATTTCTGAAATGACTGCTGACGATTCCAAGCCTAATTTTTAATCTGGGAGTGTTTTGTTCGGGGCTTGACTGAATAGAAACTGCTTTACCCATCAATTTTGAGCAGAGATCTCCATATTCAGACAGGATATTCTTGTTATTGAAATTGTGATAAGCGAGGTAAAAAGGTTGAGTTGACGCAACAATCTCAATGATTTCATTTGACTTAAGATTTACGTCACTTATCAAGCTGTTTTTGAGTTTTATGAATTCAGTAGTGAAAATTTCTCTAATTGAATTGACATCATTTTTCGGACCCAAAATAGAGGGAATGATGGCAAATACTTTTGCCCACTGCGCCAACCTAAAATTCGGATCGTGCCTTAGGGCAAGATCAAAAAATAATTGAGCCTTATCATTTTGTGCTAAGCCAACGTGCGCAGCACCCTTGCCGTAGTAAGCTTTCGAAGAGGTGTCATCAATCAATAAAGCTGCATCAAAACCACTAATTGCGTTTGCAAATTTTTTTATTTTATTAAGAGTAAATGCTTTTGCTAATAATGCCTCAAAATAATCAGGATCAATGAGTAGGGCGTTATCAAATTCACGGATTGCATGTTCATCCTTATCTAAGCCAGTGAATGCAATACCTTTGCCAAAGAAAGCAACAGCAGACCGAGAGTCAATTTTTAATGTGTCATCAAACGATAAGATTGCTGACTCATATTTTTTTAGCTCATTTAGTGCGATGCCTTTATTTAATAGAGCATCAAAATTAGGTTGTATTTGAATTGACTGTTCGCATGCATTAATCGCTTCAAAGTGCCGCTTAAGCTTGATTAGAGTATTCGATTTATTGGCGTAAGCCTCGCTATATAAAGGATTTAGTTTTATTGCTTTATCAAAAGCTATCAATGCTTCTAAATATCGCTCTAAATGATTGAGGGCAATCCCTTTGTTTGACCATGCCTCAGGAAAGCTGGGATCAATGCTTATTGCTTCGTCAAGGGATTTATTCGCCTCATCGTACTTTTTTAATTGGATGAGTAATTGACTTTTGTTGATAATACTTGCTGCATCATTCGGTTTTATTTGAATTGCTGAGTCATAACAAGCGATTGCGGTATGAAGTTTGCTTTGAAGTGAATATAAAAGTCCCAAGTTATAAAAAATTCTTTCATCATTCTTTATTTCGGTTTTTAAAGACTCGAAAATAAGCAATGCATCATTTATTTTTCCATTATTTGCACAAAGGAGGCCTAATTCAAAAACATAAGATAGCCCCTCTTTTTTTGAGATTCCCTCCAATAAAAGCTTTTGATTATTAGCAAGCTTATTTGATTTAACTAGCTCAAAGAGTTGAATAACAAATGGAGGTGGGTTTTGATTCACAAGTTTGTGCTAATTTTCTTAAAAATACTAAGCGAAGTTACTCTGCTTGCATATCGGAAATGAGTCGTTATTAGACTCACTTCTTTAAACTATCTCTAATTTCTCTTAACAGCACAATATCTTCGGGTGTTGGGGGTGCCTCTTTTGGTTCTTCTGCTCTTATTTTGTTGATGATTTTGACCATCTGGAAGATCACAAATGCGAGCAAGATGAAATTAATCAGGATGGTGATGAAGTTGCCGTAGGCAAAAATAGGTATACCAGCCTTTTTGAGTGCATCAAAGGTTCTTGGTACGTTATCCGGTACTGTGCCAAGAACTATAAACAGGTTGGTAAA includes:
- a CDS encoding tetratricopeptide repeat protein; the protein is MMNPQVHFLLNKALESLGNSNLDSAELYLNQASKLQAHNPHVLGLLGIVYTQRGNYPDALKFLNDSLRILPKNPLTLSNLGNVYASLKNFENAIEFYKKSIKVNPNYVEAWSNVGNALQEIDCFEEAITHYDKALSLRPDFAEAWSNKGNALQALKRFEEAVIHYDKALSLNPNYAEAWSNKGNALQELKRLDEAIAHYDKALSLKPSYLKGYIGKGNTLVELKRFEEAVIYYDKALEFKPDYAEAHSAKGNALYELKLFDAAIDHHNKALKLKPDYAAGWINKGVTVNELGDYDEAIVCFSQALNLKPDVFWVDGYLIHAKMKICNWSELSTHLESISEKIMGNQKVIRPFALLSLVDDPVLHKKAAHTYVQYYFSSNSELGSIPKYSKKERLRIAYFSPDFRTHPVSHLTSELFELHDRSRFEVIAFSLQKTPPGDQMNVRLRNVFDHFIEVNQLSDLEVAKLARHLEIDIAIDLAGHTQHSRGGIFSYRAAPIQVNWLGYPGTTGIKFIDYLVADRTIIPISEQHMYSEKIAHLPNTYMVDDSKRTPSDRIFTREECGLPRNRFIYCCFNNDFKFNPFILDCWARILLATQNSVLWISENNRNFQKNILAEFENRDIEPSRIIFAGRVDSMGDYLARYRLADLFLDTYPYGAHTTAIDSLKAGVPILTLMGQSFASRVAASLLNTIGLGELITFSQEEYEALAIDFAMAPNKLEDVKLKLRDNLQITPLFNTSLFAKNLEAIYLKMYDHYQLDLEPNHISCD
- a CDS encoding O-linked N-acetylglucosamine transferase family protein, producing the protein MNQNPPPFVIQLFELVKSNKLANNQKLLLEGISKKEGLSYVFELGLLCANNGKINDALLIFESLKTEIKNDERIFYNLGLLYSLQSKLHTAIACYDSAIQIKPNDAASIINKSQLLIQLKKYDEANKSLDEAISIDPSFPEAWSNKGIALNHLERYLEALIAFDKAIKLNPLYSEAYANKSNTLIKLKRHFEAINACEQSIQIQPNFDALLNKGIALNELKKYESAILSFDDTLKIDSRSAVAFFGKGIAFTGLDKDEHAIREFDNALLIDPDYFEALLAKAFTLNKIKKFANAISGFDAALLIDDTSSKAYYGKGAAHVGLAQNDKAQLFFDLALRHDPNFRLAQWAKVFAIIPSILGPKNDVNSIREIFTTEFIKLKNSLISDVNLKSNEIIEIVASTQPFYLAYHNFNNKNILSEYGDLCSKLMGKAVSIQSSPEQNTPRLKIRLGIVSSHFRNHSVWHALTKGMIKNLNREAFEIHLFSTNPYCDKETDFAKENSDSFTIYSHDINAFAQEIVNKKIDFLFYPEIGMDQLTTQLASLRLSPVQLVGWGHPESSGLPTIDYYVSSELFEPPNATYYYSEKLVQLPNLGTYYVDPVNIQSTKDQPLSQFPSDIPVLICPGTPYKYQPDSDWIFANIAKRLGACKFVFFNLEDPLASVLSNRLENEFSKHGLDSKEFISFMPWLDAREFHGLLKSSTAMLDTLHFSGFNTAIQAIGCNLPVVSHDGNFLRGRLGSGILKRIGLRELVAKDSAEYIQLAVRLCQDHSFRKNVKDKIIERKSTLYEDIEPIKAFEAFMINHSLSVK
- the mscL gene encoding large conductance mechanosensitive channel protein MscL, with translation MMKEFRAFAVRGNVVDLAVGIIIGGAFGKIVDSLVNDIVMPLISTLLGGRIDFTNLFIVLGTVPDNVPRTFDALKKAGIPIFAYGNFITILINFILLAFVIFQMVKIINKIRAEEPKEAPPTPEDIVLLREIRDSLKK